The genome window CGCCTTCCAGGCGGACAGCAAGTCGTGCCCGGTGGTGCTGGTCGAGCTGGCCACGGCCACGAGCGCGCTCGTGCGCGAGATGGCCTCCGGCCTGGTGAGGATCTCGCTCGAGTGCGAGCGCAAGTCAGGCGGTGGCGGTGAGAAGGCGGAGACGACAACGGCGACGAGGCTGGTGGAGGAGCCGCTCTGGCGGGCGTACGTCAACGGCAAGAAGTGCGGGTTCGCGGTGCAGCGCGACTGCGGGCCGTCGGACTGGAAGGTACTGAGGGCCGTCGAGCCGGTGTCCATGGGGGCCGGTGTGATCCCAGGCGACGGCGGCAGCACCGACAGGGATGTGATGTACATGCGAGCAAGGTTTGAGAGGGTGGTCGGCTCCAAAGACTCGGAGGCCTTCTACATGATGAACCCCGACAACAACGGCGGCCCTGAGCTCAGTGTCTATCTTCTCAGAGTCTAACAACATCAGACTCTGCTGCTTTGTTTGTGATAATAGCCAAACTCCTTAACATTAAAGTGTAATCTACAGGTTGTGCTTAGGGTGGGATGAGTCGCCTTTCTACTTCTTCACTGGGTATTGTAATCCGTCCTCTGTTACTGCTCACTGTGAACATAAATCTGCACTGGCTTTTTCCAAGGAAAGCTTCGGCACGGTCTTTTACTTCGCAGCTTGTTTACAGATCATGGCAAGCGTATCACTCGACTGTCAAGTAGAAGAAGAGGAGCTTCCTATGTTGTTTCGCTTCGGAAGATGATTCCAGTAGATTTCACAGGGTCTTGTCTCTGCCAAACAGCCAGAGGAATACAGAAACCTCCATTGCAGACGCTCCTCAATCATTGCtgctgatgctgctgctgctgctgccaattTGAAATGTTAAAGAGGTTTAATGGCAGAAGAGCTCCCACTTTGCTAAGGCCAAACAAAGTCCATTAAGGATTTCTGCAAGCATCATGATGATTGCAACCTGCTTTTCTAAAgctgtagcagcagcagcagcagcagcagcataaaGTGTGACTTGTGTggtgctttcttcttctcctcctcctccttggatGCAACAAATCTTTGTCGTTGGTCAAAGTTTTCACATTTGATTCCCTGTAAGCTGCTCTTCAGTACCATCCAACCCTCATTATTTAGGGTACTATGATGTCAGAACAAGAAGCATCTTATTATTGTATGAAGCCTCATCGGATCCATTTTACCGCACGGCTTTTGCCACATATCGTGCAGTGTGATGGACGCAACTCAACTTGTTCTTCTAGCTTTGCTTGGATTTTAGCTTCCTCCATGAATAAATACAATGGAGTAAAAGATCTATTGAATTAGGACAATATAGTTATTAACTTTACATCTCCTTTTCTTTGAAAGAGTAAAAGATAATAGACTACAAAATATCCCTTCTTTTAGTGCTTTGTATCTTCCCCTATATTACAGTTGCTGCTATATGAACAGCTTTGATTGGGTTTGGGGATGATGAAGCCACACACTCTCAGTGTCTCTGTAATAACCAGTAAAGATGGTAAATTTCTTGCATGATTATAGTCTAACAAGGACatgatgtatatctatatatatatatatatatatatatatatatatatatatatatatatatatatatatatatatagagagagagagagagagagagagagagagagagagatagatccACATGAGACAATTCTGGGGACCATATTTGCACAGATTAATGTCATGTTATTGTCAGGTAGGCACCTCCACATCATGTATCATCCTCAAGAAGATATCTTCtaataaatatttcaaaataatattaaaaaaaattatgttgttcTTGTCAATCACCAATAGCAGATAGCAAGAGAACAATAttaaaagttaataataataaaatcaattaaaaaaatagtCGAAACAAGATTTAGCTGGTCTATGAGCTTCCTCTGCTTTCTCCTACTCTACTGGGGTGGGTGGTTCATCAAACATACTCCACAGCTGCAGCCATTCCATTAGGATCATCCTCCCTCGGTACAAGTTGCCAGCCTTGAAGGGAGGGACAGAGAGTGACCAGTGCTGGGTACATCAGAGACCAACAAATCCCAGAGATTCCACCTCGGTTCTCGTGCTCCGTGGATCATCACCGTGCAACCCAACACTGTTGTAGAGCTCTCCATGGGAACACGCTCTTCAGCTGCTGCCTCGAGAATTCTTCGTCTTGGTGGAGGATTCAAACAAAGCTCGGGCTTCCGCTTTGCGACTACATTAGTCTGTCGCTCGGAGCCTCTGCAATCATTGCCATGAATTCTGTGGCATGCAAAACTCATATGTGCTCGAATCCCGTTAAAGTGGCTCCTCTAAAATTTCCAGAGAGCAGTAAAGTGGGTGACGACCATGGAATTGGAGTTGCACTGtgcaatgcaatgcaatgcaatgcaatgcaGCACTTCAATTTCAAGTCGCCTTTGTATCAATCATCATGCGTTACACAGCCTTCTGTGTGGGGGGAAATTAGCATCTCTGCtttatgcctttttcttttttatttctcttttcccttccttttacccttttttttttctttggatatATTAATTCTTTGTGAGTACAAATCGAGCAGTTGTGGTCGGCTCACAGTCCAAATACTAACTTTGGGCTCCATTAATGGACGCCATGGGCCGGGCCTTATAGTTATAAGCAAGACCCATAACCCGTTGGTATGAACACCGATTGTGTGCTTACCGTGCACAAGTCCAGCGACAAAGAGggccaaaaaaaaaatttttggcgTCAAATCCTTGATGTTCCGCTTCCTTACTATCACTGACGGTGACCGGAATCCAGAATTTACTATTTTGTCCTCCGCGACTATTACCCTACAGGCAAGACCCATAAACTGTTGGTATGAACACCGCCTGTGTGCTTACCGTGAACAAGTCCAGCGACAAAGAGGGCCAAAAACAATTTTTTGGCATCAAATCCTTGATGTTCCGCTTTCTTACTTACACCGGAGGTGACCGGAATCTTGAACTTACGACCTTGTCCTCCACGACTATTACCTTACAAGCAAGACCCTAGAAACGGTGGTATGAACACCGCTTGTGTGCTTACCGTGCACAAGTCCACGACAAAGAGggccaaaaataatttttttggcgTCAAATCCTTGATGTTCCGCTTTATTACTATCACCGATGGTGACCCGAAACTTGAATTTACGATTTTGTCCTCACGACTTTTAACTTACAACAAGCAAGACCCCTAAACCGTTGGTACGCACACCGCTTTGGGCTTACCGTGCACGAGTCCAACGACAAAGAAGGCCAAAAACAATTTTTTTGGCGTCAAATTCTTGATGTTCCGCTTTATTACTATCACCGATGGTGACTGGAATCTAGAATTTACGATTTTGTCCTCCACGATAACTTACAAGTAAGACCCCTAAACCGTTGGTATGCACACCGCTTGTGTGCTTACCGTGCACGAGTCCAGCGACAAAGAGGGCCAAAAGAAATTATTTTGGCGTCAAATCCTTGATGCTCCGCTTTCTTACTCTCACTGATGGTGACCGAAATCTGGAATTTACGATTTTGTCCTCCACGACTATTACCTTACAAGCAAGACCCATAAACTGTTGGTATGAACACCGCCTGTGTGCTTACCGTGCACAAGTCCAGCGACAAAGAGGgccaaaaaaaattcttttggcGTCAAATCCTTAACGTTCCGCTGTCTTACCAGCACCGGAGGTCACCGGAATCTTCAAACTTGCAGTCTTGTCCTCCACACCTCATCCCTGCGACCTGCTAATGCCGTCGTCTGTGACGCGACGAGGAAGAAAGGAGGAGTTGCAGATCAAACGTGGGATCTCTCCGATTGGTGCGTGTTAATGTGGAATCCAATGACAAGCTATCCCCACACGTGTGTGACCGAAGAGGTTTCTACGTTGTGGAGCTGAGATAGAACGTAAAAACAAGGGAAGTCACgtctacattattattattattattattattattatttactcctTTGCTACGTGCAAAGAGATGGGTTCAGATACAAAAGATAGATAGTGAGGTccatcacacatcacatggtttGGAAGTCTGGAAGAGAAATAGAGCAGATGTTGATTCTGATACTAACTGTACGATCCAATAAACACACCCTATTCGTCTCTTCTTTCATCTCAGAAGTCAGAACAATACTTTGCGAATGACTCGTGAATCTATTTTGATTGAGTTGTCGGGTAGATTCGTATGCAGTAGAATTTGGTAGCGAAtgaaaaatataaattagatttCTCATCAATCGATTCGATTGCTGCCCTCAATCAAtttcagttttacatctaaaacgATCGATATACCAGCTCGAAAGCTGatccgatcgatcgatcgatcgatcgatcatgTGGTCTGTAGCTCCACACGACGCAAATCACGGTGGCCGGTTCCCCAGAAGAAACATGTGTTGCTTTTGTTGGTTCTTGAGCTAGGGATTAAATGGTTTGTCGCTGGTACTGCTTGCTGCACCTCCCGTGCTACGTACCCTTATTGATGGAGGTCAGCCAATCGATATATTCCTTCATTTAGTAGTTGACATTTAGCTCTTGTGGATTAGAGACAACACTGTACATAAAATCCTTATTCTATTCCACTAATAGCTCGGCTTGGATCCTTGTGCTGCCAATAATTTCACAGCAGAAAATGGAGTCTTCTTCTCTACAAATTGACAAGGTAGACAAAAAGGCCAAATTCATTGCACTGATGAATTCAGTTAGCATTACATCTGAGTCACAAatgaaaagggaggaagaaatggGAAAGGGAACAAGTCCTTCCTAGCTTCAAACCATGGCTGTTTTTGGTCACTGCTTACACTTGCGGTTCCTGTCTCCGTGAGAGGATAAGATGGCATCGATGGCTTCCTTTGGTTGCCCAACATCTGGTGCTTTCCCCCCTTGCGCCGGCCAGAACTCATCAGTTGCCAACACCTGCATGGGAGTGATTCAAAGGCCTCATTCATTTATTTCATGCCGAAGAAAAATATTGTTCGGAAGGAAAACATCAGTGTCTGATCTCGCTACCTTCACTTGCAACTGAAGGAACTTCACGTAGCTAATCGCTTTCTCTAGCATGGTCACCAAATCAACCTACGTAGATTTTAATGGAGAACACATGCGGCAGCTATTAGTGCTAATCAGACAACCGTGCATGAAACAGAACTAGGAACGCGATTAGATGTGAAGGGGGACAAACCTTTGCGCCATCGGGAACGAGGCCTTGTAGAACTTTGAGCCGCTCACTGATCCGTTCCCTCCGGTTCTGCAACAAGGACGCATCTGTTAGTCGACCTAATCTGCGAGTTACCTCCGAGTGATTGATTCTCGGTCATGTTCTCGACCATCAAGCCATATTACTGAACCCGATGGAGACGGGGCAGATGAATGAGAACACCTTTGCTGCAATACTATGAGGATCCTCGGATGGGCTAGACTTGTCTTTGGTCTTCCTAGCATTACCGCACTGCTTCTTGGGACTTTGCATGTCACATGCGTACTGCATCATTGAATCCATGAAACCAACCACTTCATTAATCGGGTTACCTTGGTAAGTATCAGCATGATCAAATCTACAAATACCGTGCGCGGGCGCTTTTGCTCCATGCTTTCTTGAAGGCCATCaacagcagcagctgctgcacaGGGCTTCTCCTTCACGGGGCTTCTTACCGAACCATACCCGCTTTCCAGCTCCTGAATCGGCCCGGAATCGGCAGTTCGACGCGTGATATCAGGGCGATTCAACTGACAATTCTGACCCATGGCGTCAATCCAGGCAGCGCATTCGCCCTCGTCGTCGCCTTGCTCGAAACTAAGCACCCAAGCGTTGGAGTAGGCCCAGTGTTCGGATGAGGTGGTTCTACAGTCGATGAAAGAGAGGACTTCTTGGGGCGGGGAATTCATCGTACCATGCACGTACGCAGTGCTGGACGAATTGCCAGGGTCTGATAGGAAAGGAAGAAGACTGCCAGTGTAGCTCCCGAAGGAATCAGACGTTTCTCCCTCTCGGAGCATCATACCGAATAGCTCAAGCGGGCATACTTGTGAGCCTTCTCGATTACGATCTTTTGCGAGGGACATGAAGAGGTGTGAAATCTGCTGAGTAACACAAGGGAGAGGAGAGGTGATTTGCTACTTGTGGTGGTGCTGTTCTTGCATGTTGTTATATACGCATGCATCGAGTCGCGCCTCATATAATTAAAGTGCATGTGGGTGAGATTCTGTATATGATCAGAATTAAATGCAACTTAGCAGTTGCATGTAACTTTGCGAGGAGTCGTTAGGTGGCATGAAAAGAATGAATGGAGGAGAGTTGGAAGCAAAAGGGACGCCGGAAGTCTGGGAATCCCATGTGAGTTCCTCCTTCCTTTCTCATCACTTCCACAACCCTGGATCGAGTGGCCATGAATATAAATCTTGTGGTCATCCCCTCGAGACATGTTTGATTCTAGACATTACACTCGGAAGCTTCTAATGCTGAGTTTCTTCTACTCATCAGAGATGAACACACACGCTTCAACCAGATTCCATTCATGCATCCTACCATCTGGTACATGAAGCTCCCGTACTCGTCGCTGTCATTTCTCTCATATATGAAgcctcttctcttgttaatgtaATGCATGTTCTATAAATTAACTTATAGAACATAAACAAACATGTATGGGATCCCTTTTTTTTGATGCAATGCTCAAGAAAGCTATACTAGGATATTGTGAATCTAAGACTTAAATTAGATTGATTTGTAAGAGATGCATTGTTGTTAATTAGAAATGAAACATTTTAGGCTAGTATATTATTCGATAGCTGTGTTTATGTTAcaatttaatttgaaattaacttAAATATACTGTTGTACGGACGATCTGATTCCGTTTGATGTAATCGTCAATTAACGTCTCTCGTGGATACATGAATCCATCACGCTTCCTCCTCGTCCCAATCAATCAATGATTCCCACAGATCGCCTTAATCTT of Musa acuminata AAA Group cultivar baxijiao chromosome BXJ2-3, Cavendish_Baxijiao_AAA, whole genome shotgun sequence contains these proteins:
- the LOC135606736 gene encoding protein MIZU-KUSSEI 1-like — translated: MRTIDMGRSTPRDSPSSPFSSSSTRRHFQWRINKCPKEGAAERKERDDQPDEEKAAPSFLASSSSCPCREETAAAAVPKKKRTASVADAAVSRLRSLLAAAPFLRRNRMAGLGAHVTGTLYGHRRGHVHLAFQADSKSCPVVLVELATATSALVREMASGLVRISLECERKSGGGGEKAETTTATRLVEEPLWRAYVNGKKCGFAVQRDCGPSDWKVLRAVEPVSMGAGVIPGDGGSTDRDVMYMRARFERVVGSKDSEAFYMMNPDNNGGPELSVYLLRV